Genomic segment of Malus domestica chromosome 15, GDT2T_hap1:
CGTAGAAAACACATTGTTCTAGTCAACTTGATTGTTCATGTCATGGCCATGAGTTCATGCTCTCCATCTCCGCTTTCATGATTGTTAATATTGTTTTAATTCTAGTCTATTTATAACGCTTtcgctattatgttatttttgtttCCTATTTCCCTATTTTATCTTGGATTTCATATTAATGGAAAGTATTTAACGTGCCACCAAAAAGCTGATATGATAATTTCTCCATACCTTCTCCCGCAATTCCTTCGATCACTTTAAATTTGGTGTATTGTATTGTATTAAAAAGGGTTGCTCTATTTGAGTAAGACACACAACTAACGTTAGTATTAACACACTCTCTAATACAAGTAGATCTCATATACAATAGTAGAGCCCCCCTTGCATTGGTCTCGTGTGTCAGCAATGATGTCGGTCATGTTCTCACTTCCTAGAAAAAATTGGTTTACCAAAATTAGGCAATCATgtcaaatttttaaataaatgcaatagaaattaaggaaaactaatgaaaagggcttgaaaactttgagttttaatgataaggacaaaataaagggtaaagtgaatagtactaggattgactttttagtgtaaaaatgtggtttttcgttaaagtgaacagtaccgggtgcttttcgttaaaattccctagaAATTATTGTTAATCCTTTTACAAGATTTTATCACAGCCTCTCGCGCTGCAAACTTACATGCGATTCTTCAAACTCTCCCTCGCTTTGGCGCGAGAGAAACTCTCATTAGCTGCTTAACATCGTAAGTTTTATAATAGAAAAGCAATCACGTTACAATggcaataattattttttttgcccaGTAGACAGTCGAGCAACGCAAAAGAATTCTAATTTGTGAATAAATACAATACTAATCCCTAACAAGATTGAAGtcttttagtttaaaatttaaacttagaAATAGTTTGGTCATCCCAAGAAGGTACACACAAATTTTGTTAGATGCTACAATATCCAAAATTTAGTAATCTTCTAAATACGATCATTCTAATTAGGTGACAATTAttgtaatatgttttttttttaagtacatcGATACTTTTATACTAAGAGGAGGGAGAGTTtggctaaaccacacaatgagCAATCTAATTTGACATCGAATTCGTCATCAacgagatttgaacctaagacctctcacttccaagtaaagagaaatatcactaaaccgtaatATTGAATAACACGTAATCTGTTGTTTAAATatttccaaaaagaaaaaagaaaaaagaaggctCCGATGGGGCAGGAGCGCATAGTTTTTTGGAGTCCAACCCCCAATCATTggataaaattcataaaaattttgaataagTTCTCACTTTTATTTTGTTGGAACTGAAAATAAGCTCTCACTTTGAGACATGAAATTCAGATTAATTTTGAAATGCCATAGGGTCATAGGGTCAATAGGGTCATAGGGCCATAGGCCGACGCCCACATGCGATTGCCAACCCAGGTGACCGTTGTTATAGGGGCATTACCTAGAAAGTCATCTCAATCCgtatgatccaacggtcagacTGCACTAGCCGTTCTATTTGAAAAATAGGGTATCCTATTGGGACAAATACCCACTGATTTCTGTCCTTTATAAGTAGCTCTGTCTTTATCTCTAGATTCTCTACTACAACTCACTGTATTTTGCAGAGATTTcaatccccccccccctctctctctctgttctctttctctctctagaggcTCTCTTGGAGGGAGGAAATTTAGCCTCTTTGCTAAATTGGGTTTgatttgattgattgattgattgttcCTTAAGGAATCATACACTTCAAAGAATGGCTGTTTCTAATGAGAACCGTTCTAGTCTGATCAGACCCACAAATATGCGAGGTGAATGAATCACTGAAATGGGGTTATTGTTTTTGCAATCTGGGCATTTAGATTTTGAGATTTTGAGAGTGAGAATTTTCCAAAGATTCTGacttttttcggttttcgactAACATAAAGGAGGACTATGTGCCGGAAAGCGTGGACAGCAGCAGATTAGGCAGACCAGGAGGGCTTTTGGAGTCATTAATCAGAGTTTGTTAGGAGCTCCAGCATACCCTTGTGTTGTTAACAAGAGACCCTTTTCGCAGTAATTTTCGTAAATTTTGGCATTTTGCAATTTTCATCTTTCACAGGCATGAtttcttgaatttatttttcgtTTACTAAtgctttttgtgtgtttatgttCTAATCTCAGAACACATGAAGTTTATGAGAAGAAACAGGCAGATCCAGCGCACAGACCAATCACAAGGTTTGAATGTGATCCTTCTAatgttttaaaattttacttGAATTGTTGGgttatgaaatttgatattgatttacattttttacaggAAGTCTGCTGCACAAATTAGCACTCAGCAATCTTGTTTCAAGGTACCGCTATCCGCCCCCAGGATTGATTTCTTAGTTTTCTTATCTGTTTTACCTTATTTGATAGATTGGGTTGGTGTAATTTATATCTGCAGGAAGTTAAGATCTTCAAGGTGCCAAACACAACAGCTACAGCCACCAACTCAACTGGTTTTGGAGATTGCACTAGTATATTCGTAGATGACGAATTCAAGTCCCCTGAAGAGCAAGCAGAAGCAATGCCGGAGGATGCAGAGCCCATGTTTTTAGAACAAGCAGAACCAGTGCCGGAGGAAGCAAACGATGCGGtatatctttctttctttctttctgtaaaACATGTCgagttttttaattgttttttagaAAAACCCAATTTGCTgatttgtttaaaatttgatcttacAGGAGGAGGTTGAAATGGTGGACATTGTGGAAGAGCCGATTGTGGACATTGATGGCAGCGATTTGAAGAATCCGCTTGCAGTTGTAGACTATGTTGAGGATCTCTATGCTTACTACAGGAGAATGGAGGTAAAAATTGCTCACTGTTTTATTACTGAACCATTTAGATTTAGGCTTAACAAATTCATTTTCAAATTATCCTTGATATGAAATTCTACAAATTACTCTAGATCCTTAACAAATTACTCGAGAAACATAACTTGAATTATTCGCGAGAAGGCACGCTGAAGAACTTTTTCAAGCGCTCGAAGAACTTGCTATGTGCCTGTACTAATTTAGAGTTGCATATCTGGAAGTACAAGTAAATCTCTAGTTGATTTCTTTCTAAGGTCATAACGGAATAGCAATATCTGCATATGGGAAGCATTTATGTCAGGTCTTTGAATTTTTCATGTCAGAATAATCTGGCATTGCATTTTAATCGACATCAAAACATTTTCTGTAAAATGTTCGTACATTTTTGTCACGGAGGAATTTGATTTGCTTCCTATTTCAGCAAAAAACCATTAATGAAGTTTCCTTTTTCGACGAAAAACAAAAGTAAGAAAAACATCCATTTCATCCCAACTGTGGTAACTAACTTAACCAACACTCATATTTGCAGGGTTTTAGCTGTGTCCTACCTGACTATATGGAGCAACATTGTGACATCAATGAGAAGATGAGGGCTATACTAATTGACTGGCTTATTGAGGTTTACTTTTCTTTCCTAATCGATCAATTTACGAAAATGGCAAATGGTTTCTCTTGCATTAATCAACCTTATTAACGAATGACTAATCTGGTTATCCGAATGAACAGGTGCAGGACAAGTTTGAGCTGTTGAAGGAGACATTGTTTCTTACTGTGAATCTCATCGATAGATTTTTATCCCGGCATACGGTTGTAAGAAAGAAACTTCAGTTGGTTGGTCTGGTTGCCATGCTTTTAGCATGCAAGTATGAGGAAGTTTCTGCTCCTATCGTCGGGGATTTGATTCTCATATCGGATAAGGCTTACACAAGGCAGGAAGTCCTGGAAATGGTAATTCGTTGTTCTTTCTTTGGTCGAATATCCTCAACGGTTTCGCATACTATGGAAATAAAGTTACTTCTTGAAGCGCTAGTTCTaatctttcttccctttgtgcAGGAGAACTTGATGCTCAACACATTGCAGTTTAACATGTCAGTAGCAACGCCGTATGTTTTCATGAGTAGATTCCTCAAGGCTGCTCAATCCGACAAGAAGGTCAGTAGTGGTTCATCGAAGATCAATTTAGTTTTCTCGCACCAACGAGATTCTGATTCCTTTTTCTTTAATGTCCTCAAAACAGACTGAACTGCTATCGTTCTTCTTGATCGAGCTTTCTCTTGTGGAGTACCAAATGCTGAAGTTTCCACCATCTTTGTTAGCTGCTGCTGCAGTCTACACTGCTCAGTGCACTCATTTCGGGTTCAAGCAGTGGAGCAGAACCTGCGAGTGGCACGCAAACTACTCAGAAGAACAGCTCTTGTGAgttctttttggtttttcccATCTATAAAACAATAACTAAATCATCATTACTTGAAACTTTACTAATAACTCTTGAATTACTTGGTAACAGAGAGTGCTCAAGTTTGATGGTGGGATTCCACCAGAAGGCGTCGACGGGGAGACTGACAGGGGTGCACAGGAAGTACAGTACTTCCAAGTTTGGCCACATTGCAACTTCAGAACCAGCAAAGTTTCTGCTGCAGACTAAACAACTATAGCAGGCCCATATACACACACTAACAAACATTACATATGATGACTTTGTTAATTGAGGGTTAATTGGGTAatttgagaagaagaagaagaagaagatatttGCACATAATTATTCAGCAACAGTGGTTGCACCTGGGAAAATTGGGTTACTTCAGATTTCTAGGGTTTGCAGCCTCAAATTGTTTGCCTGAGAAAGCAGCCATGGTTTTCTTGGAGCATGGTTTATGTTTGTGCTTTTTAAGCAATGATAAATGCCATTTTTTTCGGTAGAAAACAATTGCTGCCACTTCTCAAAAGTCATCATGAACTTTGTactagtaaaaaaataaaaaataaaaaaaagcataTAATGACAGTTTTGTATAATGACTGGTTTGAAGCGCTAGTTAGTAGTTACAGTTCCGTTTCTATATAATATAGAGCAAAATACCAATTTTGCTTTTAATTATCACAAACACTTCTACATAACCTAAACCTACCTTAACCTGTGAGCCGCCGCAACTTATATTATTCAGGCTTGGAGTGCAAGTCTAGTACTTGCAAACGACGTCGTATGACTTAAACGACGTCCTGCTGCTCGTTTCCAAGTTTTTCAACATTTTCTTCACCAACCCCACTGATTTGGGCAGTATCAACTTCTTCCCTGTTTCGAATATtcaattttacaaatttttcctaatttttaaattaGATAAATACCCCCAACAAGTTTCAGATCTTTGCCGCCACCaaaccctctccctctctctctctctctctctctctctctagctttcTCTGAAGCGGCAACACCGCCACCATGGCAATGGCAACCACACCTCACTCCCTCCTCCTCCAAAACCCAAAtaccaattttctcaaaaacccCAAAACGCCCTTCGCCACCATCCCCATGACCGCCACCCGCctcaccaccacctccaccacccTAAACCCCGCCAAACCCATCTCCGTCAAATGCTCAGCCACCACCACCCACATCCAAGATCGATCGCCTGCCCAGTCCGAATCCCAAGATCGGGTCTTCAACTTTGCTGCGGGACCCGCCGTTCTTCCCGAACACGTCCTCCGGAAGGCCCAATCGGAGCTCTACAACTGGCGCGGATCTGGGATGAGCGTCATGGAAATGAGTCACAGAGGCAAAGAGTTCCTCTCCATAATCCAGAAGGCCGAGTCCGACCTCCGAACCCTCCTGAACATCCCGGACGAATACTCCGTCCTCTTCCTCCAGGGCGGCGCCACCACCCAGTTCGCCGCCATCCCTCTCAATCTCTGCAAACCCGACGACAAAGTCGATTACTTGGTAACCGGGTCGTGGGGCGATAAGGCTGTCAAGGAGGCGCAGAAGTATTCGAACCCAAAAGTGATCTGGTCTGGGAAATCCGAAAAGTACACAAAGATTCCAGCTTTCGAAGAATTGGAGCAGAGCGCGGACGCCAAGTATTTGCATATATGCGCTAATGAAACAATCCATGGCGTCGAGTTCAAAACCTACCCGAATCCCAAAAACGGCCTTCTGATCGCCGATATGTCCTCCAATTTCTGCTCCAAGCCGGTGGACGTTTCCACATTTGGAATCATCTACGCGGGGGCGCAGAAGAATGTGGGGCCATCTGGGGTAACCATTGTGATCATCAGGAAGGATCTGATCGGAAATGCTCAGCCGGTCACGCCGGTGATGCTGGACTACAAGATCCACGACGAGAACAAGTCGTTGTACAACACGCCGCCGTGCTACGGCATTTACATGTGCGGATTGGTGTTCGAGGATTTGCTGGAGCAGGGCGGGTTGGTGGAGattgagaagaagaacaagaggaAGGCTGACATTCTGTACAATGCCATTGATGAGAGCAAGGGGTTTTACCGGTGCCCGGTGGAGAAGTCGGTGCGGTCGCTGATGAACGTGCCGTTTACGCTGGAGAAGGCGGAGTTGGAGGCGGAGTTCGTGAAGGAGGCGGCGAAGGAGAAGATGGTGCAGCTGAAGGGGCATAGGTCGGTGGGAGGGATGAGAGCTTCGATTTACAATGCAATGCCTTTGGCTGGGGTGGAGAAGTTGGTTGCTTTCATGAAGGAGTTCCAGGCAAAGCATGCATGAAACATTGATTTTACCCTGTTTTGAAACATTAATTTCTACTAGATTTGTTAggatctttgttttgtttttgtttgctgtgtttttgttttttttgtcccGAAGTGTTTGTTGTTTGATGTTTATGAAGTTGAAGTCAGTTTCCGATGTTTAAATTTTGTTGTCATAAGCTCAGAGTAATGAATAATACAATCCTTCAGTGAGTAAAGTTTGTTAATTGTTTTTACAGTTCGAGCGATGTTCTAAATTAATCTAATATTCGTTACGAGGAAATTGGTTTGAATTTAGAAGAGGAGGAAACACATTTTAGACGAGAGTGTTTGGTAGTCTTTCCCTTTGTAACCagtctttgtttttttcttcttctcacgTAGCTTTTAATCTCAGCGACACTgttcattttttatatttctatttGAAGAAAAAATCCAACTGGGAAAATTGCAAAAATCTTTGGGCAAGATATACACAGCAAAGCACTGCACATGGCTGATTTAATGTCCTATCGGTACTCTTCTGGTGGATGAAAAAAAATACTACGAGACCCAAATCATTGAGCATAGACGAAAGTCGGCCTTAGCGATCTGATCAGATACCGTTCTCGTCTACTAAAAATATTAACTATTGCAAGGGACTAATAGCTTAAGAGAAATTATTTTCACATTCTCTTTTTCTACTCATAAACACCTTCCTTGTTTGTAACCGTGAGACCAATGACCGATTACCAATTATGTAATAGCGTGCATTCATACACGAATGACCGGATCACGGGATAGAGACTGCATATTTATTGTGGACAATGGGCCATCCTCACCCACCTGCCGAACCAGAAGATGGCGAAATGGACGGTCACAACTCACAAATTGATCCACAACcatggaaacaaaaacaaagaactaCTCACTTGGCTGCCAAAAAAAATCAACGACATGCAATAGCAATGTACAAGAGCGCGAACAGAGTAAAAAGAAACCAGCTGAATGCTGATGCTACTATCCCACTAGTGTACATCACTCGTACCATCAGATGGTGCTTAAAACCGCAACTTTCCAATATAATCTCCAAAATCATGATTTTGCTTCTGTAACACTCTACAACAAATCAATGGAGAAGAGGGGCTTCCTTCCGGATAGAATAACCAAGCATGGCCAAAAACCGTTCACCCTCTCTCTCGCTATCTCGCTCTCTTCATGCTGTATATGGTTGTGTCGTACTTTACATTTAATGTTCAATGTTACAAAAGAATACAAGATGTACTATGGCCGCACCTCCACCACCTCTGAATCTGGAGGTAAGCAGTTAGCTGTCACAGCATCCGTGCAAAGAAGTCTCTACAGTCTTCATCTCTACGGCTATGAAAATGAGAATCTTGAGAAAAGAGAGACACCTGATCCCGAAGTATCACTAGCCGGGCTAGGAGGAACATCTGCCGATTGGCGATAGGCTTGTTGACACTTCTGCAACTACATTCGTACATAAAATGCATTAAATTAGAATGCAACTGATAATCTAGTAAAATGATAAAGGAGCCCTAATAATGGCATAAACAACTAACTATACGGCATCAAGTAGGAGATAAGATTTTACCTCGTCCGGACTAAATTGAAGCAGCATAGCAACTACAGGTAATAGAGCCTCCACTTCACCTGTTCGAATAATAACAACATTCAGACTTTCCAACACCACTTGTATGTTCGCGTCTCACTAGATGATTTTTGAATGtagcaaaaaccaaattacatcACAAAAAACATGTACTTCGGTTGCTACGTGAGCCTTTCATAAAAATACCTGTTTCAAGAAGCTTTAAGATCACATTTTTCAGGTAGGTCATATCTACTCCTTCCCTCTTCTGCGATCTTTCCATGTTCCGCAACTCATCCTTCAACATGGATTCCTACATATGTCATGACATTCATCAGATCAATATATATTAAGAAAAGCAAACAAATATTTTCGGTGACACCAGCATTTTCCTTTTGGATATGCTCAATTCATGATAAATCTACTGACTGCCCGCATTCTAtaaatttactaaaattacaaaaacagtTCCCAAACAACTGAAATCAATCAAACCAAATGAATAGGGgcaaaaatctgcaaaaaccagGCTTCTCAGTACCTGTTGGCTGTGCAGACGATTCTCACGCTCCAGCTCCTCAATTTCCTCCTGAgttgaaaaaataaacatatatcAGAACTACACTACAGAGAAGTAGCAATCAAGATGGGCGATTACACACTTGAAGCGCTAAAATGTGCCGTTGTGACTGTGCTAGCTCTTCCTCTCGTTGGGCTTGCTGCCTTGCCAAAATCTGAAATTCATAGTACACCACACATGATCATTTGAATGCACAGCATGAAAAGGAGATTAACAGCTTACTTGTCTTCAATAGTAATAACTCATATACCATCAAGTTCATTACAACAAAAAATGAATCACATGGACAGTCTAATTTGATGCTAATAAGGTTCAATGAAATATCCAAGTTCTCCCTTCAGAATGTCCCAAAAATTTTCGTGGGAAAAATAATCAGAGTATATAATTACCAGAATCTGTTGTTCTGCAGCAGCGGTGCTTATACTTGCGGCGTCCTGTTTATGCATGCCTGATAACACAAACGTCAAAAAGTGATTGATGCTTTAAACTCCACTAGGAACCCTCATAAGGTTAGAACGCCATAATTCAAGTAATACACAACTCTTCATCTAATTGGaacaaattaaaagaaattataCTCCAGACCCACCTACCTGTGTTATAGTTATCATTGCGATCAGCCTGAGGTCATATCGAAATAACATCATCAGAACAGTGAAGTGTAAAGATAAACTTTGAATGTCAGTCAAGAAAAAGGAACCTACTCGTGATCTTGACTCCAATGATTGATGAAGATTTTTATTATCATCTACAAGTCTAGAAATTTCACTGTCCTTTTCCTCGATCATTCTATCAGCAAGATCACGAAATGAACTGTGCTCCTCCTACAAATGATGAACACAATTAAGATAAAACAAATACTGACATTGTATCaggaaaaatatatgaaaatttgACGCAACTTACCTTCAGCTTTTTATACCGTAATTTGAGCTCTTCCAATTCTTTTTTGATATCTTCTCCAGAGGATGATTCATTTTGAGCTCTCAATGTGTCACATCTTACTGGAAAAAATGACTTCCCCATGAATAACTGCTCTCAAACTTGGAACAATACGTATTTCCCAGACCAAGGAATAGGATAAACatagaaaggaaaataaaacatAATAGATATATGTAAGTAGATTGGCGTGGAGATATTACCCCGCCATGTTTCTTCCAAACTATTAAGGTTCACTTCCCATGCTTCTTTCGCTGATCGGTAATGGGCGTTAGCAGATTCAAGCTTTGATTCTAAGCTCTTGATCTGCTGCATGGCATTGTAAAGAGCAGCATCTCTGTAACAAGTAAGGAACTGAAAGATCAAGATCATTGCTTAACACTTCGCAGAAGTTTATTACCTAACTCTGTGCACAATCAAACAATCCTCCATGAAAAGTGGAAGGCTTTAAAGCAACAAACGAGGTTCAAAGTTCAAACTACATGGGAAGCAACAGCCACCATGATTAAAATAATTCTGGtcatgaaaatggtgaaaaattggctacaagtttaaaacaccgaAATGTTGAAATTGGTCACAACAGAGCACACAGtgctttatttatttactttataATTATATTGCCTTTTTCATTGGTCTTATTaggaaactttgaaaacaatccCAAATTTGGCAAGCTCACTGTAGCAGATTATAACTTTACCTTTCTGCTATTTCTTTATCATGATTCTTCAAAGCTTCCTTAAGATCTTGTAGGGCCTTATTCCTTTCAGCACTCACAAACGATACTTCTTTTTCAGCTTcctacagaaaaaaaaaatgtaattaacAATTCTCAGATGAGTGTGTCAGATCACAATTTTTCTTCATGCTACAAAAATAAAGATTAATTGCAAGCACACACTTTCAGTGCTTCCTCAAGAGCTTTGACTTGTTCTGAGTCTTTAGCTCCAGCTAGTTCTGCATCCTTCTTTTGAAGAAGCGCATGAGCACGGCTTTTGTAAGAAGAAAACTCACGTTCAAGGTGGTTGATCTGCAAGAAATAAAAGGTCAAACATATGATGATAGAAGACAGATTATTTAAATGTAAGCAACTTCATTGCCAACAACATATTACAGCCAAATTTGCAGTAGATGTTGGAAAGGAATGCATGAGCATTCAAGTAACTGCTGTTAGCTCTAAACCAAATGTGTCCCCAAACAATCAATGGTTATACCACTCTTGTAATTAAGTGTTATGTACTAAAACTGTTATTATTAccaacaatatattcactaagtTTAACACCGGTGAAAATAAAGGGAGACGGGGAAAGATAAAAACTTAGAATCGCTGCACACTTCCACAGTCATCAAATGTTAAGGGAAGAGGGGTGGATTCCAAAAGAGTAAAATCAAACCTCTTCCTTGAGGGCCGCAAGTTTAGCATCCCTGGCATCAAGCTTTCGTGTTTGTGCAGACACCTCTGATTCCAGCTGGCCTGCCCAATAAGAAAAGTATGTGACactgatacacacacacacacacacacagagatagCTTATCTAAAAAGATGAAATTCAGCAAGGAATAGAGATATACTTCTCATTTTGGCTACTTCAATATCAGCACATATTCGGTTGCTCTCAGAAATTTCTAGCTTCGTTTTCAGTGCTTGGGTGGCAGCTTCCCAGCTCTCCTTTTCTTTCTCctgatataataataaaaattcagAACATAAAAAATTAGAAGCAGCATATCCCAAAAGTCAGAACCTATAAAGTAACCAAAGGCAAGGCCGATggtcaacaaaatcaaataaggaACACATCATGGTCTGCCAAtaagatattttttttctcacaaaaaaggaaacaaaattcTTATCCTGGCAGCCATAATGCAACAACCCATCTGCATAAGTTTTTACTTCTCCTATAAGTTCGAGTTGTACATGTTCTTGTTTCAGGTGAGCAAACTCTCCTCTAACAGTTTCCAACGTGGCTCTAAGCCTTGCTGCTTCACCCGTCGACGCTGCTTCCATTTCTGCAATCTTAGATTCTTTCTCAGCAACTAGCATCTGGAAAATTACATTAGCTAATTAGTCTGATCCCTTAACAAATTACAGAAACATTCAGTCAAACTATGCAATGAAGTAAAACTATTATCCCAAATTGAAGCAAAGATAAAGGATACAGCAGCCAGTAATCCACTT
This window contains:
- the LOC103401008 gene encoding G2/mitotic-specific cyclin-2-like isoform X2, encoding MAVSNENRSSLIRPTNMRGGLCAGKRGQQQIRQTRRAFGVINQSLLGAPAYPCVVNKRPFSQTHEVYEKKQADPAHRPITRKSAAQISTQQSCFKEVKIFKVPNTTATATNSTGFGDCTSIFVDDEFKSPEEQAEAMPEDAEPMFLEQAEPVPEEANDAEEVEMVDIVEEPIVDIDGSDLKNPLAVVDYVEDLYAYYRRMEGFSCVLPDYMEQHCDINEKMRAILIDWLIEVQDKFELLKETLFLTVNLIDRFLSRHTVVRKKLQLVGLVAMLLACKYEEVSAPIVGDLILISDKAYTRQEVLEMENLMLNTLQFNMSVATPYVFMSRFLKAAQSDKKTELLSFFLIELSLVEYQMLKFPPSLLAAAAVYTAQCTHFGFKQWSRTCEWHANYSEEQLLECSSLMVGFHQKASTGRLTGVHRKYSTSKFGHIATSEPAKFLLQTKQL
- the LOC103401008 gene encoding G2/mitotic-specific cyclin-2-like isoform X1; the encoded protein is MAVSNENRSSLIRPTNMRGGLCAGKRGQQQIRQTRRAFGVINQSLLGAPAYPCVVNKRPFSQTHEVYEKKQADPAHRPITRKSAAQISTQQSCFKEVKIFKVPNTTATATNSTGFGDCTSIFVDDEFKSPEEQAEAMPEDAEPMFLEQAEPVPEEANDAEEVEMVDIVEEPIVDIDGSDLKNPLAVVDYVEDLYAYYRRMEGFSCVLPDYMEQHCDINEKMRAILIDWLIEVQDKFELLKETLFLTVNLIDRFLSRHTVVRKKLQLVGLVAMLLACKYEEVSAPIVGDLILISDKAYTRQEVLEMVIRCSFFGRISSTVSHTMEIKLLLEALVLIFLPFVQENLMLNTLQFNMSVATPYVFMSRFLKAAQSDKKTELLSFFLIELSLVEYQMLKFPPSLLAAAAVYTAQCTHFGFKQWSRTCEWHANYSEEQLLECSSLMVGFHQKASTGRLTGVHRKYSTSKFGHIATSEPAKFLLQTKQL
- the LOC103401005 gene encoding protein GRIP; translation: MSTTEVDGQMEENSNSDSKPMKRGSDSNGGLVQENGGPDSADTHDQLVQTVMELKLQNEILKSQFEGFRDSQSPEPSEKEGGESEEVKQLRQTIESLNVELLEEKQTRAAAEVALKHLQESHSEADSRAQELSVKLTEAQQKFDQEIKEREEKYSDLDSKFTRLHKRAKQRIQDVQKEKDDLEERFRVVNEAAERALSQQTALQQELDRTRQQANDALKAIDAERQQLRSANNKLRDNLEELRNQLQPKEIALDALQQTVSDKEQMLEDMRGMLQAAEEKRQASLAELSAKHQKNLESYEAQLAEASSDRNKATETICSLQMLVAEKESKIAEMEAASTGEAARLRATLETVRGEFAHLKQEHEKEKESWEAATQALKTKLEISESNRICADIEVAKMRSQLESEVSAQTRKLDARDAKLAALKEEINHLEREFSSYKSRAHALLQKKDAELAGAKDSEQVKALEEALKEAEKEVSFVSAERNKALQDLKEALKNHDKEIAERDAALYNAMQQIKSLESKLESANAHYRSAKEAWEVNLNSLEETWRVRCDTLRAQNESSSGEDIKKELEELKLRYKKLKEEHSSFRDLADRMIEEKDSEISRLVDDNKNLHQSLESRSRADRNDNYNTGMHKQDAASISTAAAEQQILILARQQAQREEELAQSQRHILALQEEIEELERENRLHSQQESMLKDELRNMERSQKREGVDMTYLKNVILKLLETGEVEALLPVVAMLLQFSPDELQKCQQAYRQSADVPPSPASDTSGSGVSLFSRFSFS
- the LOC103401006 gene encoding phosphoserine aminotransferase 1, chloroplastic-like, which codes for MAMATTPHSLLLQNPNTNFLKNPKTPFATIPMTATRLTTTSTTLNPAKPISVKCSATTTHIQDRSPAQSESQDRVFNFAAGPAVLPEHVLRKAQSELYNWRGSGMSVMEMSHRGKEFLSIIQKAESDLRTLLNIPDEYSVLFLQGGATTQFAAIPLNLCKPDDKVDYLVTGSWGDKAVKEAQKYSNPKVIWSGKSEKYTKIPAFEELEQSADAKYLHICANETIHGVEFKTYPNPKNGLLIADMSSNFCSKPVDVSTFGIIYAGAQKNVGPSGVTIVIIRKDLIGNAQPVTPVMLDYKIHDENKSLYNTPPCYGIYMCGLVFEDLLEQGGLVEIEKKNKRKADILYNAIDESKGFYRCPVEKSVRSLMNVPFTLEKAELEAEFVKEAAKEKMVQLKGHRSVGGMRASIYNAMPLAGVEKLVAFMKEFQAKHA